A portion of the Flavobacterium limnophilum genome contains these proteins:
- a CDS encoding sugar ABC transporter substrate-binding protein, which yields MHNRGQVTEENIAKVNAIIKEYGYKKNIFASNLAFNKKFKFAVFLPKNKNIEYWQAPLIGIKKAAEELAKFGVTIDYYFFDYNTTSFNNTASKLLELDYEGLLFAPIFYEESISFLIEYKKKNIPIVLIDSNLQEVEGIAYIGQDSYQSGYLGGKLLSYGIKTESNVLILQITRNIESTTRTNVFLQRIKGFYSFFKEKTHLPKFNFTEISIKYDTENQLTKDMFAGIDCVFVPNSRVHVVAKFIKENDLKDIRVVGYELLQQNLEYLNQGVIDFLIHQKPEDQGYMGISHLYKKSVLKEPVEGLQYMPLEIIVQENCIIKQE from the coding sequence ATACACAATCGTGGCCAAGTAACTGAAGAGAACATAGCTAAAGTGAACGCCATAATTAAAGAATACGGCTACAAGAAAAACATCTTTGCCAGTAATTTGGCCTTCAACAAAAAATTTAAGTTTGCCGTTTTTCTACCCAAAAACAAAAACATCGAATATTGGCAAGCTCCCTTGATTGGAATAAAAAAAGCAGCCGAGGAATTGGCCAAGTTTGGGGTCACGATTGATTATTATTTCTTTGATTACAACACAACCTCATTCAACAACACGGCAAGCAAACTGTTGGAACTGGACTACGAAGGATTATTGTTTGCCCCCATATTTTACGAAGAATCCATTTCCTTTTTAATAGAATACAAGAAAAAAAACATTCCCATCGTGTTGATTGATTCCAATCTTCAGGAGGTTGAAGGTATTGCCTACATTGGTCAAGATTCTTACCAAAGTGGCTATTTGGGCGGAAAACTGCTTAGTTACGGCATCAAAACCGAGAGTAATGTTTTGATACTACAAATCACCCGAAATATTGAAAGTACGACAAGAACCAACGTTTTTTTGCAAAGAATCAAGGGTTTTTATTCTTTTTTCAAAGAAAAAACGCATCTTCCAAAATTCAATTTCACGGAAATCAGCATAAAATACGACACGGAAAACCAATTGACAAAAGATATGTTTGCTGGAATTGATTGTGTTTTTGTACCCAATTCAAGGGTTCATGTCGTGGCCAAGTTTATTAAAGAAAACGACTTGAAAGACATTCGAGTTGTAGGCTATGAATTATTGCAACAAAATCTGGAATACTTAAATCAAGGGGTCATCGATTTTTTAATTCACCAAAAACCGGAAGACCAAGGTTACATGGGAATCAGTCATTTATACAAAAAGAGTGTACTAAAAGAACCGGTCGAAGGCTTGCAATATATGCCGTTAGAAATTATCGTGCAAGAGAATTGCATTATCAAACAAGAATAG
- the fsa gene encoding fructose-6-phosphate aldolase, with the protein MKFFIDTANLAQIKEAQALGVLDGVTTNPSLMAKEGITGKNNILKHYVDICNLVDGDVSAEVNALDFEGMVREGEELVELHEQIVVKLPMTKEGVMAAKYFSDKGIRTNVTLVFSVGQALLAAKAGATYVSPFVGRLDDISTDGLNLIQEIREVYDNYGYETQILAASVRHTMHVVNCAKIGADVITGPLSAIYGLLKHPLTDIGLAQFVADFEKGNK; encoded by the coding sequence ATGAAATTTTTTATTGACACGGCTAATTTAGCCCAGATTAAGGAAGCACAAGCTTTAGGAGTATTGGATGGAGTTACTACAAATCCATCATTGATGGCGAAAGAAGGAATCACTGGTAAAAACAATATTTTGAAACATTATGTTGACATTTGCAACCTTGTGGATGGTGATGTAAGTGCAGAAGTGAATGCTTTGGATTTTGAAGGAATGGTGAGAGAGGGAGAAGAATTAGTGGAATTGCACGAGCAAATCGTGGTTAAATTGCCCATGACCAAAGAAGGTGTGATGGCTGCCAAATATTTTTCGGATAAAGGTATTAGAACTAACGTTACTTTAGTTTTCTCGGTTGGACAAGCTTTGTTGGCTGCCAAAGCTGGAGCTACTTATGTTTCTCCGTTCGTGGGTCGTTTGGACGATATTTCTACAGATGGATTGAACTTGATTCAAGAAATTAGAGAAGTGTATGATAACTACGGTTACGAAACCCAAATTCTTGCCGCTTCTGTTCGTCACACGATGCACGTTGTAAATTGTGCCAAAATTGGTGCCGATGTTATCACTGGACCACTTTCTGCCATTTACGGATTGTTGAAACACCCATTGACTGATATTGGATTGGCTCAATTCGTTGCCGATTTCGAAAAAGGAAATAAATAA
- a CDS encoding SDR family oxidoreductase — MSKVVLITGGSSGIGKSIGEFLHHKGFVVYGTSRNPEQVLNSVFPLVALDVRNTASIQSAVAKIIATSGRLDIVINNAGVGITGPLEEIPTEEIKNNFETNFFGPIEVMKAVLPQMRSQKSGLIINVTSIAGYMGLPYRSVYSASKGALELITEALRMEVKSFGIQITNVAPGDFATNIASGRFHAPLIKDSAYEIPYGNTLKMMDEHVDSGSNPNEMAEAVYRIIQNPNPGIHYKVGVFMQKFSIVLKRILPDKVYEKMLMKHYGL; from the coding sequence ATGAGCAAAGTAGTTTTGATTACGGGAGGTTCTTCGGGAATAGGAAAATCTATTGGAGAATTTCTGCATCATAAAGGTTTCGTGGTTTATGGAACGAGTAGAAATCCAGAACAGGTCCTGAATTCAGTCTTTCCTTTGGTGGCGTTGGATGTTCGAAATACGGCTTCGATTCAATCGGCTGTAGCCAAAATTATTGCCACTTCTGGACGCTTGGATATTGTCATCAATAATGCAGGAGTGGGAATTACCGGCCCATTGGAAGAAATTCCAACCGAGGAAATCAAGAACAATTTCGAAACCAATTTCTTTGGCCCCATCGAAGTGATGAAAGCGGTTTTGCCACAAATGCGGTCGCAAAAATCGGGCTTGATCATCAATGTAACTTCCATTGCCGGTTATATGGGTTTGCCGTATCGCAGCGTATATTCGGCATCGAAAGGGGCTTTGGAATTAATTACCGAAGCGTTGCGAATGGAAGTGAAATCTTTTGGAATCCAGATCACGAATGTGGCTCCGGGCGATTTTGCCACCAATATTGCTTCTGGACGTTTTCACGCACCCTTGATCAAGGATTCGGCTTATGAAATTCCTTATGGAAATACGCTGAAAATGATGGATGAACACGTGGATAGCGGCAGTAATCCGAACGAAATGGCTGAAGCTGTGTACAGAATTATTCAAAATCCAAATCCAGGAATTCATTATAAAGTGGGGGTTTTTATGCAGAAATTCTCGATTGTCTTGAAGCGAATTTTACCTGATAAAGTCTATGAAAAAATGTTGATGAAACATTATGGATTGTAG
- a CDS encoding glutaminyl-peptide cyclotransferase, whose translation MKKYNFLYIILLGITITSCSDTKKSDNSVFSFDESKFQAQYLPQDGIELGILNPNSKEVDSVVYFVNETKIGSKKGLDKLIFDLKNQKLGYQNLKAVVYHNGESDQASSRVELVSNIQPKLLKYTIVNTYPHDIGSFTEGLEFYKDTLYESTGLNGKSYIRKYDYKTGKIYQQVDLDSKYFGEGITFMNNKVYQLTWQEKTGFIYNANTLKLEKTFTYDKDIEGWGMTNDGKYIYQTDKTEKIWRMDPETQKMIDYVNVYSGSSKIKAINELEWINSKIYTNVWEKEAIAVVDPKTGAVEGILDMSGLRKFINAEPTDYLNGIAYNPKTKTIFVTGKNWDKMFEITVSE comes from the coding sequence ATGAAAAAATATAACTTCCTATATATCATTTTATTAGGAATAACAATAACAAGTTGTAGTGACACAAAAAAAAGTGACAATAGTGTATTTAGTTTTGACGAATCTAAATTTCAGGCACAATATTTACCCCAAGACGGTATCGAATTGGGAATTTTAAACCCCAATTCAAAAGAAGTGGACAGTGTTGTTTATTTCGTGAACGAAACAAAAATTGGCAGCAAAAAAGGACTCGACAAATTGATTTTTGACTTAAAAAATCAAAAACTGGGGTACCAAAACCTTAAAGCCGTAGTTTACCATAATGGCGAAAGTGACCAAGCCTCCTCCAGGGTTGAGCTGGTTTCCAACATTCAACCCAAATTACTAAAATATACCATTGTAAATACTTACCCCCACGACATTGGCTCTTTTACCGAAGGATTGGAGTTTTACAAAGACACTTTGTATGAAAGCACTGGACTAAACGGTAAATCTTACATTAGAAAATACGACTACAAAACTGGAAAAATATACCAGCAAGTGGATTTGGATTCCAAATATTTTGGAGAAGGAATCACCTTTATGAACAACAAGGTTTATCAATTGACCTGGCAAGAGAAAACCGGTTTTATCTACAATGCCAATACCTTGAAACTCGAAAAAACCTTTACTTACGACAAAGACATCGAGGGCTGGGGAATGACCAACGATGGCAAATACATTTATCAAACCGACAAAACCGAGAAAATTTGGAGAATGGATCCTGAAACCCAAAAAATGATCGATTATGTAAATGTTTATTCCGGAAGTTCAAAGATAAAAGCAATAAATGAGCTCGAATGGATAAATAGCAAAATCTATACAAATGTTTGGGAAAAAGAGGCCATTGCTGTTGTTGACCCAAAGACAGGTGCTGTTGAAGGAATATTGGATATGTCGGGTTTACGAAAATTTATTAATGCCGAACCAACCGATTACTTAAACGGAATCGCTTACAACCCCAAAACAAAAACCATTTTTGTGACTGGAAAAAACTGGGACAAAATGTTCGAAATAACGGTTTCAGAATAA